CTCGGCCCCCTCCCAGACCTGGTCGGTGGCCTTCTCGCCCCCTTTGACGCACTTGATGCAGATGTAGAGCAGCAGCAATTGGGAGAAGCCGAACCCGAAGGCACCGATGCTTGCAATCGCGTTCAGGTCAGCGAACTGCAGGTTGTAGTCGGGTATGCGCCGTGGCATGCCCGCCAAGCCAACGAAGTGCATCGGGAAGAACAGCAGGTTGACAAAGACCGTCGACAGCCAGAAGTGCCACTTGCCGAGCGTCTCGTCGTACATGTTGCCTGTCCACTTCGGGATCCAGTAGTAGACCGCGCCGATGATCGCGTAGATCGCGCCGGGCACGAGCACGTAGTGGAAGTGCGCGACGATGAAATAGGTGTCGTGGTACTGCACGTCGACCGGGGTGATCGCCATCATCAGGCCAGAGAAGCCGCCGAAGGTGAACATCACCACGAAACCGAGTGCGAACAGCATCGGGGTTTCAAAGGTCATCGAGCCGCGCCACATGGTGGCGATCCAGTTGAAGACCTTCACCCCGGTTGGCACCGCGATCATCATCGTCGCAAACATGAAGAACAGGTTCCCCGCCAGCGGCATACCGACGGTGAACATGTGGTGCGCCCAGACGATGAAGGAGAGAAACGCAATCGAGGCCGTCGCGTACACCATCGAGCTGTAGCCAAACAGCGGCTTGCGCGCGAAGGTCGGGATGATCTGTGAGATCACGCCGAACGCCGGCAGGATCAGGATGTACACCTCGGGGTGGCCGAAGAACCAGAAGATGTGCTGGTACATCACCGGGTCACCACCACCAGCCGCGTTGAAGAAGCTGGTGCCGAAATAGCGGTCCGTCAGAAGCATGGTCACGGCACCGGCAAAAACCGGGATCACTGCGATCAGGAGGTAGGCCGTGATCAGCCAGGTCCAGACGAACAACGGCATCTTCATCAGCGTCATGCCCGGGGCACGCATGTTGAAAATCGTCGCGACGATGTTGATCGAGCCCATCACCGAGCTGATGCCCATGAAGTGGATGGAGAAGATCACGAAGGCCAGACTGTCTCCACCTTGCAAAGACAGCGGAGCGTACATGGTCCACCCGGCCGAGGGCCCACCGCTTTCCATGAACAAGGTCGAGAGGAAGATGATCATCGCAAACGGCATGATCCAGAACGACCAGTTGTTCATGCGCGGCAAGGCCATGTCCGGCCCACCGATCATCATCGGGATCATCCAGTTCGCCAGGCCGACAAACGCAGGCATGACACCGCCGAAAATCATGACGATAGCGTGCATGGTGGTCATGGAGTTGAAGAAGCCCGGATCAACAAACTGCATACCCGGCTGGAACAGTTCCAGGCGCACGACGAGCGCCATGGCGCCGCCGATGAAGAACATGATCAACGAGAACCACAAGTACAGGGTCCCGATGTCTTTGTGGTTCGTGGTGTAGAGCCAGCGCGTCCAACCTTTCGCTGGGCCGTGATGATCGTGATCATCGTGGCCGTGGTCATCCACGTGTACGTCGACGCTGTTATCAGCACTCATAACGACGATTCCCCTGAGTCAGTAAAACGGTCAAATTCAGTTCACTGCAACGTCGACAGGCTGGGCGATGTCGCCCACGCTGTTGCCGAGTCCGTTGCGCTGAAAGGTCACCACGGCCGCAATGTCGCTGTCGCTCAGCACGCCCCCGAAGGCGGCCATCGCGGTGCCGGCCTTGCCTTTCTTGATGATGGCGATGTGGTCGTCGATCGCACCGAGCGCCACCGGACTGTCGGTGATCGCCGGAAAGGTCGGCGGCAGGCCTTGACCGCCGCCCTGATGACACGCCACGCAGTTGTTGTCATAGACGTGCTTGCCGCGCGCGATCAGATCGTCGAGGTCCCATTCGGAGGCGTCCTCCGCCGCTTGCGCCGCCGCCTGCACGGCCTCCTCACCTTTCTGCTCGGTCAACCAGGCGTCGAATTCCTCGGCAGGCACAGCGCGCACCACCACCGGCATGAAACCGTGGTCGCGCCCGCACAGTTCGGCGCACTTGCCGCGGTAGACGCCGGGCTCGTTGATGATGGCCCAGTTCTCGTTGATGAAACCCGGGATGGAATCGCGCTTGACCGCGAGGTCCGGCACCCACCAGGCGTGGATCACGTCTGCGGCGGTATGCAGAAAACGCACCTTGCGGCCCACCGGCAGCACCAGCTCGTTGTCGACCTCCTTCAGATACCAGTGAAGATCGTTGACATCGATGCCCGAGCCGGTCTGACGCGCCCGGTTGTGATCCGGGTGGAGGCTGGAGAAGAAATCGACATCTTCACCCATGTACTCGTAGTGCCACTTCCACTGGTAACCGGTGATCTTGATCGTGAGGTCGGCCTCGGAGGTGTCTTCCATGGCGATCAGCGTTTTTGCCGCCGGCACCGCCATCGCGATCAGGATGAAGAGCGGGATCGCGGTCCAGACGATCTCCACCGCCGTGCTGTGGTGGAAGTTCGCGGCCTTCGCACCACGGGATTTCCGGTGGTAGAAGATGGAGTAGAACATCACGCCGAACACCGCGACCGCGATCGCGCAGCAGATGTAGAAGATCAGCATGTGCAGGTCATAGACCTCGGCACTGATGTCGGTTACCCCGACAGGCAGGTTCAGGGGCACAGGGTGCGGGTCCTGCGCCATCGCCCGGCCGCCCAACACGCCCAGACCCAATCCGCATGCACTCAGGCCGCGTCGCAACGCTGTGAACATGTCAATTCGTCTCCACAAAAATAAAACCGGTTTGCAGATGCGCCCGCCCGGCTCAGGCGGGTGAGAACTGCATCTGACTGAGCCGCGGCGACAGGCTCGCAGCCAGCGTCGCGTGCAGTTGCTTTTTCTCTTCGCGCCCAAGGGCGCTGCCCAGCACCGCCGTCCTGCCCTGCCCGCGCAACCGCAGCAGGCCGGTTTCGAACGGGCTGTCGGGCAAATGGTACTCCAAGCGGGTCCAGTGTCGGTTGAACTCGATCGCACGCTCTGGCGCATTGCGGCCCCATTCCACCCGGATGATCTCCTCGGAAACCGTGATGACTTCACGTCTCTCCAACCGGCGCCACACCACCCGCAGGGAGAGCAACACCACGAGCGCTTCGAGACCGGCGAACGGCAACACGAGCCAGTAGCCCTGTAGCGCCAGACCCATTCCAAACACCACGCCCGTGAACCCCACCGAGAGCGCGAGCAGAACATTCCCGCGCCAACTCAGCGAGGGGGTGCACTTGACGACGAATATCTGTCGCTTGGCGTCGTCACTGGGCAAGTTGGCAATCATGTAACTGCACACTCACGGTGTTGACGGGCAGACGATCCCGCCAGTCTACAAGCTCTAGGTATAGCACTCAATTCGTATCGCACCTTTAGCCATTTGTCGCTGATACCATGCGTTAAAGTGCACGGATCGGACCCGCTCCCATGACAGAAATCATCTGTTTACTGCTCGCCTACGCGGCTGGCTCCATCTCCAGTGCCGTACTGGTTTGCCGCGTGCTCGGCCTGCCTGATCCACGCGGTGAAGGCTCGGGCAATCCGGGCGCCACCAACGTCATGCGTATCGGCGGCAAGGGGGCCGCAGCTGCAACTCTGGCGGGCGACGCAGGCAAGGGCCTGCTGCCGACCGCACTGGCGGCCCTCCTGGTTGGCACCGAGGGCGCCGTCGCCGCCTGTGCACTGGGGA
This genomic interval from Pseudomonadota bacterium contains the following:
- the coxB gene encoding cytochrome c oxidase subunit II, whose protein sequence is MAQDPHPVPLNLPVGVTDISAEVYDLHMLIFYICCAIAVAVFGVMFYSIFYHRKSRGAKAANFHHSTAVEIVWTAIPLFILIAMAVPAAKTLIAMEDTSEADLTIKITGYQWKWHYEYMGEDVDFFSSLHPDHNRARQTGSGIDVNDLHWYLKEVDNELVLPVGRKVRFLHTAADVIHAWWVPDLAVKRDSIPGFINENWAIINEPGVYRGKCAELCGRDHGFMPVVVRAVPAEEFDAWLTEQKGEEAVQAAAQAAEDASEWDLDDLIARGKHVYDNNCVACHQGGGQGLPPTFPAITDSPVALGAIDDHIAIIKKGKAGTAMAAFGGVLSDSDIAAVVTFQRNGLGNSVGDIAQPVDVAVN
- a CDS encoding DUF2244 domain-containing protein; translated protein: MIANLPSDDAKRQIFVVKCTPSLSWRGNVLLALSVGFTGVVFGMGLALQGYWLVLPFAGLEALVVLLSLRVVWRRLERREVITVSEEIIRVEWGRNAPERAIEFNRHWTRLEYHLPDSPFETGLLRLRGQGRTAVLGSALGREEKKQLHATLAASLSPRLSQMQFSPA
- the ctaD gene encoding cytochrome c oxidase subunit I, whose translation is MSADNSVDVHVDDHGHDDHDHHGPAKGWTRWLYTTNHKDIGTLYLWFSLIMFFIGGAMALVVRLELFQPGMQFVDPGFFNSMTTMHAIVMIFGGVMPAFVGLANWMIPMMIGGPDMALPRMNNWSFWIMPFAMIIFLSTLFMESGGPSAGWTMYAPLSLQGGDSLAFVIFSIHFMGISSVMGSINIVATIFNMRAPGMTLMKMPLFVWTWLITAYLLIAVIPVFAGAVTMLLTDRYFGTSFFNAAGGGDPVMYQHIFWFFGHPEVYILILPAFGVISQIIPTFARKPLFGYSSMVYATASIAFLSFIVWAHHMFTVGMPLAGNLFFMFATMMIAVPTGVKVFNWIATMWRGSMTFETPMLFALGFVVMFTFGGFSGLMMAITPVDVQYHDTYFIVAHFHYVLVPGAIYAIIGAVYYWIPKWTGNMYDETLGKWHFWLSTVFVNLLFFPMHFVGLAGMPRRIPDYNLQFADLNAIASIGAFGFGFSQLLLLYICIKCVKGGEKATDQVWEGAEGLEWTVPSPAPYHTFETPPPIK